In Drosophila simulans strain w501 chromosome X, Prin_Dsim_3.1, whole genome shotgun sequence, one DNA window encodes the following:
- the LOC6725595 gene encoding uncharacterized protein LOC6725595 isoform X1: protein MSDKQQEKEPIPDEEQQQEQEHEAPGSRHACCGSGPDPEPEVEMDVEVEEASGSAIGAAAAGGSDAPAPANPNPGLERDRDRDSHGDSPNSSSIHINTNHKRQNRFTQLMDRLPLGGLSSSSAKLGTPGAPQGHNQNQNQYQYQNQSLNPSPNQYQNQNQASMSSSLSSLNPSSSQLEVTSAGDNLRRSVSFLSEELFLDVETGEEFHDPHRSTHRDEFGTQRVYKKTSPNCVLTLYLPTREITLTGNNPSVLRGIVYVDPKAIQGYRVYAQLTLTFRYGREDEEVMGLRFCNEAIMSLHQIWPRLEEPTPESLSPLQEALMKRLGDGAHPFTLSLSSYAPPSVQLVPAKRYYGAPIGTSYDVRCFIADKTDEKFHRRASVKMGVRVIYRTDVFHQHLAPEQYAAFAGRQNNAQSPPASATPPSCGEGGEQHTTHTHQQSQSQPTSGSKHKTKSERGDSFPKLRLSPKSFRFSGRFGRSKSEIEKCPNDPFHSYSKSFQEHCDSMLPPHTGAGVTGGIGGVSVGPCGGPQGSVDKPFLLHDGRVGLRASLDKGWYTHGEDVQVTVNIRNDSRKTVRKVRVCAIQHVDVCMFNNGKFKNVVADSDNVTPPVDRTVAAGASLNTTVTLRPQRGPTKNWIALEDTLQRSTEPEEITGAIAASAIRSPHFVMQNAQLLGGCGHPLGSPALVTPHPHLWQPGSQGQGQPGNPNSGGGNEERNVFAIYVSYYVKVKLTLSGMGGELSLKLPFVLVHVDETQRPGFASATLGELRMEMERLALHDAPVGKRNGRRQAQPTSAEIGDGPSTSAAAAAAAAAAKSATQSSGQSGGHLDMIESLDDEFNIRVPVPRNGSHKRRLQRSETLARDLEEHEEHGPMPEEEDHIVQIHLEQVSPDRDEVQQEERVQEEQVSHAPGAETGAVPKSSNV, encoded by the exons TCCAAACAGCAGTAGCATCCACATAAACACCAACCACAAGCGCCAGAATCGCTTCACACAGCTAATGGACCGCCTGCCCCTGGGAGGGCTCAGTTCAAGCTCGGCCAAGCTGGGCACACCGGGGGCGCCACAAGGCCacaaccagaaccagaaccagtaCCAGTACCAGAATCAGAGCCTGAATCCGAGTCCGAATCAgtatcaaaatcaaaatcaagcaTCAATGTCCTCGTCGCTGAGCAGCCTGAATCCCAGCAGTTCGCAGCTGGAGGTGACTTCTGCTGGCGACAATCTTCGCCGCTCCGTGAGCTTTCTCAGCGAGGAGCTGTTCCTGGACGTGGAGACCGGCGAGGAGTTCCATGATCCGCACAG ATCCACTCATCGTGATGAGTTTGGAACGCAGCGTGTTTACAAGAAGACCTCGCCAAATTGTGTGCTGACTTTATATTTACCCACTCGCGAGATAACACTCACCGGAAATAATCCGTCCGTTTTGAGGGGCATCGTCTACGTGGATCCGAAGGCCATCCAGGGATATCGCGTATACGCCCAGCTGACGCTGACGTTCCG GTATGGCCGCGAGGATGAGGAGGTGATGGGTCTGCGATTCTGCAACGAGGCCATCATGTCGCTGCACCAGATTTGGCCACGACTCGAGGAGCCCACGCCCGAGTCCCTCAGTCCACTGCAG GAGGCCCTGATGAAGCGCCTTGGCGATGGAGCCCATCCCTTCACCCTCTCGCTATCCTCCTACGCCCCACCCAGTGTCCAGTTGGTGCCCGCCAAGCGCTACTACGGAGCACCCATTGGCACCAGCTACGATGTCCGCTGCTTCATCG CGGACAAAACGGATGAGAAATTCCATCGCCGGGCTTCGGTCAAGATGGGCGTACGGGTCATCTATCGCACGGATGTCTTTCATCAGCACTTGGCGCCGGAGCAGTATGCCGCCTTCGCAGGGCGTCAAAATAACGCCCAATCGCCGCCGgccagtgccacgcccccgtcgTGCGGCGAGGGCGGCGAGCagcacaccacccacacccatcagcaatcgcaatcgcagcCCACTAGCGGATCCAAGCACAAGACGAAGTCCGAGCGCGGTGACTCCTTCCCCAAGCTGCGTCTCTCGCCGAAATCCTTTCGATTCAGCGGTCGCTTCGGACGCAGCAAGAGCGAGATCGAAAAGTGTCCCAATGATCCTTTCCACAGCTACAGCAAGTCCTTCCAGGAG CACTGCGACAGCATGCTGCCGCCGCACACTGGAGCCGGGGTCACCGGCGGCATCGGTGGCGTCAGTGTGGGTCCCTGTGGCGGTCCTCAAGGATCCGTGGACAAGCCCTTCCTGCTGCACGACGGCCGGGTGGGATTGAGGGCCAGCTTGGACAAGGGCTGGTATACACACGGCGAGGACGTTCAGGTGACCGTCAATATACGCAACGATAGCCGCAAGACGGTCCGTAAAGTACGG GTCTGCGCCATCCAGCACGTCGACGTTTGCATGTTCAACAACGGCAAGTTCAAGAATGTGGTGGCCGATTCGGATAATGTAACACCGCCGGTGGATCGCACAGTGGCCGCTGGAGCCTCGTTAAATACCACGGTGACGCTCCGTCCGCAACGCGGTCCCACCAAGAACTGGATCGCCCTGGAGGACACATTGCAGCGGAGCACCGAGCCGGAGGAGATCACTGGCGCCATCGCTGCTTCGGCGATCCGCTCGCCTCACTTTGTGATGCAGAACGCCCAGCTGTTGGGCGGTTGCGGCCATCCGTTGGGCAGTCCGGCCCTGGTTACCCCACATCCACACCTCTGGCAGCCGGGCTCGCAAGGTCAGGGTCAGCCGGGTAATCCGAACTCCGGCGGCGGCAATGAGGAGCGCAACGTGTTCGCCATCTATGTGTCCTACTACGTCAAGGTGAAGCTCACCCTGAGCGGCATGGGTGGCGAGTTGTCGCTGAAGTTGCCCTTCGTCCTGGTCCATGTGGATGAGACCCAGCGTCCGGGATTCGCCTCCGCTACGCTGGGCGAGCTGCGTATGGAGATGGAGCGTCTGGCCCTACATGATGCACCCGTGGGCAAGCGTAATGGGCGACGCCAGGCACAGCCCACTTCCGCGGAGATCGGAGATGGACCCTCCACCAGTGcggctgccgccgctgcagccgctgctgcaAAGTCAGCCACCCAATCCTCCGGGCAGTCAGGCGGGCATCTGGACATGATTGAGAGCCTGGACGATGAGTTCAACATCAGGGTTCCGGTGCCAAGGAACGGCTCCCATAAGCGGCGTTTGCAGCGCAGCGAGACCTTGGCCCGTGATCTGGAGGAGCACGAGGAGCATGGTCCGATGCCCGAGGAAGAGGACCACATCGTTCAGATCCACTTGGAGCAGGTGTCACCGGACAGGGACGAAGTGCAGCAGGAGGAGCGtgtgcaggaggagcaggtgaGCCACGCACCCGGAGCCGAGACAGGCGCAGTCCCCAAGTCTTCGAATGTGTGA
- the LOC6725595 gene encoding uncharacterized protein LOC6725595 isoform X3 → MCTAPDQADKTDEKFHRRASVKMGVRVIYRTDVFHQHLAPEQYAAFAGRQNNAQSPPASATPPSCGEGGEQHTTHTHQQSQSQPTSGSKHKTKSERGDSFPKLRLSPKSFRFSGRFGRSKSEIEKCPNDPFHSYSKSFQEHCDSMLPPHTGAGVTGGIGGVSVGPCGGPQGSVDKPFLLHDGRVGLRASLDKGWYTHGEDVQVTVNIRNDSRKTVRKVRVCAIQHVDVCMFNNGKFKNVVADSDNVTPPVDRTVAAGASLNTTVTLRPQRGPTKNWIALEDTLQRSTEPEEITGAIAASAIRSPHFVMQNAQLLGGCGHPLGSPALVTPHPHLWQPGSQGQGQPGNPNSGGGNEERNVFAIYVSYYVKVKLTLSGMGGELSLKLPFVLVHVDETQRPGFASATLGELRMEMERLALHDAPVGKRNGRRQAQPTSAEIGDGPSTSAAAAAAAAAAKSATQSSGQSGGHLDMIESLDDEFNIRVPVPRNGSHKRRLQRSETLARDLEEHEEHGPMPEEEDHIVQIHLEQVSPDRDEVQQEERVQEEQVSHAPGAETGAVPKSSNV, encoded by the exons ATGTGCACGGCCCCCGACCAAG CGGACAAAACGGATGAGAAATTCCATCGCCGGGCTTCGGTCAAGATGGGCGTACGGGTCATCTATCGCACGGATGTCTTTCATCAGCACTTGGCGCCGGAGCAGTATGCCGCCTTCGCAGGGCGTCAAAATAACGCCCAATCGCCGCCGgccagtgccacgcccccgtcgTGCGGCGAGGGCGGCGAGCagcacaccacccacacccatcagcaatcgcaatcgcagcCCACTAGCGGATCCAAGCACAAGACGAAGTCCGAGCGCGGTGACTCCTTCCCCAAGCTGCGTCTCTCGCCGAAATCCTTTCGATTCAGCGGTCGCTTCGGACGCAGCAAGAGCGAGATCGAAAAGTGTCCCAATGATCCTTTCCACAGCTACAGCAAGTCCTTCCAGGAG CACTGCGACAGCATGCTGCCGCCGCACACTGGAGCCGGGGTCACCGGCGGCATCGGTGGCGTCAGTGTGGGTCCCTGTGGCGGTCCTCAAGGATCCGTGGACAAGCCCTTCCTGCTGCACGACGGCCGGGTGGGATTGAGGGCCAGCTTGGACAAGGGCTGGTATACACACGGCGAGGACGTTCAGGTGACCGTCAATATACGCAACGATAGCCGCAAGACGGTCCGTAAAGTACGG GTCTGCGCCATCCAGCACGTCGACGTTTGCATGTTCAACAACGGCAAGTTCAAGAATGTGGTGGCCGATTCGGATAATGTAACACCGCCGGTGGATCGCACAGTGGCCGCTGGAGCCTCGTTAAATACCACGGTGACGCTCCGTCCGCAACGCGGTCCCACCAAGAACTGGATCGCCCTGGAGGACACATTGCAGCGGAGCACCGAGCCGGAGGAGATCACTGGCGCCATCGCTGCTTCGGCGATCCGCTCGCCTCACTTTGTGATGCAGAACGCCCAGCTGTTGGGCGGTTGCGGCCATCCGTTGGGCAGTCCGGCCCTGGTTACCCCACATCCACACCTCTGGCAGCCGGGCTCGCAAGGTCAGGGTCAGCCGGGTAATCCGAACTCCGGCGGCGGCAATGAGGAGCGCAACGTGTTCGCCATCTATGTGTCCTACTACGTCAAGGTGAAGCTCACCCTGAGCGGCATGGGTGGCGAGTTGTCGCTGAAGTTGCCCTTCGTCCTGGTCCATGTGGATGAGACCCAGCGTCCGGGATTCGCCTCCGCTACGCTGGGCGAGCTGCGTATGGAGATGGAGCGTCTGGCCCTACATGATGCACCCGTGGGCAAGCGTAATGGGCGACGCCAGGCACAGCCCACTTCCGCGGAGATCGGAGATGGACCCTCCACCAGTGcggctgccgccgctgcagccgctgctgcaAAGTCAGCCACCCAATCCTCCGGGCAGTCAGGCGGGCATCTGGACATGATTGAGAGCCTGGACGATGAGTTCAACATCAGGGTTCCGGTGCCAAGGAACGGCTCCCATAAGCGGCGTTTGCAGCGCAGCGAGACCTTGGCCCGTGATCTGGAGGAGCACGAGGAGCATGGTCCGATGCCCGAGGAAGAGGACCACATCGTTCAGATCCACTTGGAGCAGGTGTCACCGGACAGGGACGAAGTGCAGCAGGAGGAGCGtgtgcaggaggagcaggtgaGCCACGCACCCGGAGCCGAGACAGGCGCAGTCCCCAAGTCTTCGAATGTGTGA
- the LOC6725592 gene encoding serine/threonine-protein phosphatase beta isoform isoform X3 — protein MGDFDLNVDSLIQRLLEMRSCRTGKQVQMTEAEVRGLCLKSREIFLQQPILLELEAPLIICGDIHGQYTDLLRLFEYGGFPPAANYLFLGDYVDRGKQSLETICLLLAYKIKYPENFFLLRGNHECASINRIYGFYDECKRRYNVKLWKTFTDCFNCLPVAAIIDEKIFCCHGGLSPDLQGMEQIRRLMRPTDVPDTGLLCDLLWSDPDKDVQGWGENDRGVSFTFGVDVVSKFLNRHELDLICRAHQVVEDGYEFFARRQLVTLFSAPNYCGEFDNAGGMMTVDDTLMCSFQILKPSEKKAKYLYSGMNSSRPTTPQRSAPMLATNKKK, from the exons TGCGCAGCTGCCGAACGGGCAAGCAGGTCCAGATGACGGAGGCGGAGGTGCGTGGCCTCTGCCTCAAGTCGCGCGAGATCTTCTTGCAACAGCCCATCCTGCTGGAACTGGAGGCACCGCTGATCATCTGCGGCGACATTCACGGCCAGTACACAGACCTGTTGCGCCTGTTCGAGTACGGCGGATTCCCTCCGGCTGCCAACTACTTGTTCCTCGGCGACTACGTCGATCGGGGCAAGCAGTCCCTGGAGACCATCTGCCTGCTGCTGGCCTACAAGATCAAATATCCGGAGAACTTCTTCTTGTTGCGCGGCAACCACGAGTGCGCCAGTATTAATAGGATTTACG GCTTCTACGATGAGTGCAAGCGCCGATACAATGTCAAACTGTGGAAGACTTTCACAGATTGTTTCAACTGTTTGCCGGTAGCCGCCATCATTGACGAAAAGATCTTCTGCTGCCACGGCGGCCTCAGTCCCGATCTTCAGGGCATGGAGCAGATCCGACGCCTGATGCGGCCCACAGATGTGCCGGATACCGGGCTACTGTGCGATCTCCTGTGGAGTGATCCCGACAAGGATGTTCAGGGCTGGGGTGAGAACGATCGCGGTGTGAGCTTCACATTCGGCGTGGATGTGGTCTCCAAGTTCTTGAACCGGCACGAGCTGGACTTGATCTGCCGTGCACATCAG GTTGTGGAGGATGGCTACGAGTTCTTTGCGCGTCGGCAACTGGTCACGTTGTTCTCGGCGCCCAATTACTGTGGAGAGTTCGACAACGCCGGCGGAATGATGACCGTGGACGACACGCTTATGTGCTCATTCCAG ATCCTGAAACCATCCGAGAAGAAGGCCAAGTATCTGTATAGCGGAATGAACTCGTCGCGACCCACAACACCGCAGCGCAGCGCCCCAATGCTTGCGACCAACAAGAAGAAATAA